Proteins encoded in a region of the Corynebacterium genitalium ATCC 33030 genome:
- a CDS encoding transcriptional regulator has translation MIDPVIHPLNRLKICAALRAGGATEGTTRREMKFSRLRDITDLSDATLSKQLSVLEEHGYVSRFREYGSTRAKDTVWVTLTKAGEKALEGHLDALNRYAEPHDNSD, from the coding sequence TTGATCGACCCAGTTATTCATCCCCTCAACCGGCTGAAGATCTGCGCGGCACTGCGCGCTGGAGGTGCGACGGAGGGCACGACGCGCCGCGAAATGAAGTTCTCGCGGCTGCGGGATATCACTGATCTGTCGGACGCGACTTTGTCCAAGCAGCTCAGTGTCTTAGAGGAGCACGGCTACGTCTCCAGGTTCCGCGAATACGGGTCAACCCGTGCGAAGGACACCGTGTGGGTGACACTCACCAAGGCAGGGGAAAAGGCCCTCGAAGGCCACCTCGACGCACTCAACCGATACGCTGAGCCGCATGACAACTCTGACTAG
- a CDS encoding DUF1906 domain-containing protein, with protein MIVTTNDFSRRRFLSRASALALLGAAGVSRLPSADAQGRRPVGTVVDYAAGVPSGRSVRAAGHLGAVRYVSQRRPGADWMLGKPVSLKETRDFAANGLWTASVYQFGRAETADWLGGAGAAATHAPQAINLHRAAGGPNNKPIYVAIDDNPSRAQYENQIRPYLRAFQAALATAGLRTGVYGNYNTIEWCIKDGIGTYYWQHDWGSGGKLHPRATIHQKAKWQTHIDGHLCDINNVYAADWGQWQPVAANNNRAPAPAPAKPAPVPQPAQGIPGIPDNSSLPDFSSDPTPQGMSSEAQRFAQNVKPQDIENAVNFAKQFIN; from the coding sequence TTGATTGTGACTACTAACGATTTCTCCCGCCGCCGCTTCCTGAGCCGAGCATCCGCCCTCGCCCTGCTCGGCGCCGCCGGAGTCTCCCGCCTCCCGTCCGCCGACGCCCAGGGCCGCCGCCCTGTAGGAACGGTGGTGGACTACGCCGCTGGTGTTCCGTCGGGACGCTCTGTGCGTGCGGCCGGCCATTTGGGCGCGGTGCGCTACGTGTCCCAGCGCCGCCCCGGCGCCGACTGGATGCTGGGCAAGCCGGTCTCATTGAAGGAGACCCGCGACTTCGCCGCCAACGGGCTGTGGACCGCCTCGGTCTACCAGTTCGGTCGTGCAGAGACCGCTGACTGGCTCGGCGGCGCGGGCGCTGCAGCCACCCACGCTCCGCAGGCCATCAACCTGCACCGTGCGGCGGGCGGCCCGAACAACAAGCCCATCTACGTCGCCATTGATGACAATCCCTCCCGCGCTCAGTACGAGAACCAGATCCGCCCGTACCTGCGTGCGTTCCAGGCAGCACTTGCCACGGCGGGCCTGCGCACCGGTGTCTACGGCAACTACAACACCATTGAGTGGTGCATCAAAGATGGCATCGGCACCTACTACTGGCAGCACGACTGGGGCTCCGGCGGAAAGCTCCACCCGCGGGCGACCATTCACCAGAAAGCCAAGTGGCAAACGCATATCGACGGCCACCTCTGCGACATCAACAACGTCTACGCCGCCGACTGGGGCCAATGGCAACCGGTCGCAGCGAACAACAACCGCGCACCAGCTCCGGCTCCTGCGAAGCCTGCCCCCGTACCTCAGCCAGCACAGGGCATTCCGGGCATCCCGGATAACTCGTCCCTGCCAGACTTCTCCTCCGATCCGACTCCGCAGGGCATGTCCTCGGAGGCGCAGCGTTTCGCGCAGAACGTCAAACCGCAGGATATTGAGAACGCGGTGAACTTCGCCAAGCAGTTCATCAACTAG
- a CDS encoding cation acetate symporter, translating to MNPDVFHLAQDAAPEGAGNPILNIVVFGLFIVITMGIVTKAGKTTSEASDFYTGGAQFSGTQNGLAIAGDYLSAASFLGIVGAIALSGYDGFLYSIGFFVAWLVALLLVAEPLRNVGRFTMADVLSFRLRQKPVRVAAAFGTLFVSLFYLIAQMAGAGSLVSVLLNLHSFSAQAICVAIVGVIMIAYVLIGGMKGTTYVQMIKAVLLVGAVAIMTILCFVAVKGGMNALFDRAIDMHAGSEYIKEQGYEASEILAPGLKYGGSVTSQLDFISLGLSLVLGTAGLPHVLMRFYTVPTATEARKSVTWAIVLIGSFYLMTLVLGYAAGALVGPDNINAAPGKANSAAPLLAFELGGSIFMAVVSAVAFATVLAVVAGLAITASASVAHDIYDAVLRDGQASEEEQVRVSRITVVVIGIVAIVLGILAMKQNVAFLVSLAFAIAASANLPTILFSLYWKRFNTTGAVASMYTGLVVALVLIFFSPAVSGAETAMFANADWAWFPLTSPGIVSIPAAFLAGIIGTFVGKPDNLDELQAEMEVRSLTGVGVEAPVDH from the coding sequence ATGAACCCCGACGTTTTTCACCTCGCCCAGGACGCTGCTCCAGAGGGCGCGGGCAACCCGATCCTCAACATTGTCGTCTTCGGTCTGTTCATCGTGATCACCATGGGGATCGTGACAAAGGCCGGCAAGACCACTTCCGAGGCATCCGACTTCTACACCGGCGGCGCACAGTTCTCCGGTACTCAAAACGGTCTGGCCATCGCCGGCGACTACCTCTCTGCCGCGTCCTTCCTCGGCATTGTCGGCGCGATTGCTTTGAGCGGTTACGACGGCTTCTTGTACTCCATCGGCTTCTTCGTCGCATGGTTGGTCGCCCTGCTGCTGGTTGCCGAGCCGCTGCGCAACGTCGGCCGCTTCACCATGGCTGACGTGCTGTCCTTCCGCCTGCGTCAGAAGCCGGTTCGTGTGGCAGCTGCCTTCGGCACCCTGTTCGTGTCGCTGTTCTACCTCATCGCCCAGATGGCCGGTGCCGGCTCGCTGGTCTCGGTGCTGCTGAACCTGCACAGCTTCAGTGCGCAGGCCATCTGCGTCGCCATCGTCGGCGTCATCATGATCGCCTACGTCCTCATCGGCGGTATGAAGGGCACCACCTACGTGCAGATGATCAAGGCCGTCCTTCTGGTCGGCGCCGTGGCCATCATGACGATCCTCTGCTTCGTTGCCGTCAAGGGCGGCATGAACGCGCTGTTCGACCGCGCCATCGACATGCACGCCGGTTCCGAGTACATCAAGGAACAAGGCTACGAAGCATCAGAGATTCTCGCACCGGGTCTGAAATATGGCGGTTCCGTGACCAGCCAGCTCGACTTCATCTCTCTGGGTCTCTCGCTGGTCCTGGGTACCGCTGGCCTGCCGCACGTGCTCATGCGCTTCTATACCGTCCCGACGGCCACCGAAGCACGTAAGTCCGTGACCTGGGCCATCGTCCTCATTGGCTCGTTCTACCTAATGACCCTCGTCCTCGGTTACGCCGCCGGTGCCCTCGTCGGCCCGGACAACATCAACGCTGCGCCCGGTAAGGCGAACTCCGCGGCGCCGCTGCTGGCCTTCGAGCTCGGTGGCTCCATCTTCATGGCGGTCGTCTCCGCCGTCGCGTTCGCGACAGTGCTCGCGGTCGTCGCCGGCCTGGCCATTACGGCATCTGCGTCTGTCGCGCACGACATTTACGACGCCGTGCTTCGCGACGGCCAAGCCTCCGAAGAAGAGCAGGTCCGCGTCTCCCGCATCACCGTGGTCGTCATCGGTATCGTCGCCATCGTCCTGGGCATCCTGGCCATGAAGCAGAACGTGGCCTTCCTGGTCTCCCTAGCATTCGCGATCGCCGCTTCGGCGAACCTGCCGACCATTCTGTTCTCCCTGTACTGGAAGCGCTTCAACACCACCGGTGCTGTTGCCTCCATGTACACCGGTCTGGTCGTCGCGCTGGTGCTCATCTTCTTCTCCCCGGCAGTATCCGGGGCAGAGACCGCAATGTTCGCTAACGCAGACTGGGCATGGTTCCCGCTGACCAGCCCGGGCATTGTCTCCATCCCGGCGGCCTTCCTGGCCGGCATCATCGGCACCTTCGTGGGCAAGCCGGACAACCTGGATGAACTCCAGGCTGAGATGGAAGTCCGCTCGCTGACCGGTGTTGGTGTGGAGGCCCCGGTCGACCACTAG
- a CDS encoding DUF485 domain-containing protein: protein MANGSTAVSQRREPTPQDFVNMQQSEQFQKLRGTYRTFTFPVSIAFFVWYIFYVVFATFWPDVMAQPFLGLNVGLWLGIAQFVTTFAITWAYVVYANKNIEPQAAAIREEMEG from the coding sequence ATGGCCAATGGTTCGACAGCGGTGTCGCAGCGCAGGGAGCCCACCCCGCAGGACTTCGTGAACATGCAGCAAAGCGAGCAGTTCCAGAAGCTCCGGGGCACCTACCGCACGTTCACCTTCCCGGTCTCTATCGCCTTCTTTGTCTGGTACATCTTCTACGTCGTGTTCGCGACGTTCTGGCCGGACGTCATGGCACAGCCCTTCCTTGGCCTGAACGTGGGCCTGTGGCTGGGTATTGCACAGTTCGTGACCACGTTTGCCATCACCTGGGCATACGTCGTCTACGCGAACAAGAACATCGAGCCGCAGGCAGCGGCGATCCGTGAAGAGATGGAGGGCTAA
- a CDS encoding aldo/keto reductase: protein MEHSVAPFATLNDGSSLPLIGLGTYKLTGPDAAPIIRRAIELGYRHFDTASMYGNEDILGQTLREAIAAGDVTREELFVTSKVWNDDQHRAGEALEESLTRSGLDYFDLFLVHWPWPQNETFITAYEQLLSAREAGTIRSVGVANFYEEVLAELIDATGVAPAVNQVEMHTGFTQPDLRAFHDRHGIITEAWAPLGRGEVLGGEVVRRVVDKHADSGATAAQVALAHLMAHGVSVIPKTSDPQRLEENLGAVHLELDSDDVRSLDGVVGARQSNDPRVFPG from the coding sequence ATGGAACATTCCGTAGCCCCCTTCGCCACGCTTAACGACGGTTCATCTCTCCCCCTCATCGGCCTCGGCACCTATAAACTGACCGGGCCGGACGCGGCACCCATCATCCGCCGCGCCATCGAGCTGGGGTACCGCCACTTCGACACAGCATCGATGTACGGCAACGAGGACATCCTCGGCCAGACGCTCCGTGAAGCCATTGCGGCCGGTGATGTCACCCGCGAAGAACTCTTTGTCACCTCCAAGGTATGGAACGATGACCAGCACCGAGCCGGTGAAGCTCTAGAGGAGTCGCTGACGCGGAGCGGTCTCGACTACTTCGACCTGTTCCTGGTGCACTGGCCGTGGCCGCAGAACGAAACGTTCATTACCGCGTACGAACAGCTGCTCAGCGCCCGTGAAGCTGGCACGATCCGTTCGGTCGGGGTGGCGAACTTCTACGAAGAAGTGCTGGCCGAGCTGATCGACGCCACCGGTGTCGCCCCCGCCGTCAACCAGGTGGAGATGCACACCGGATTCACCCAGCCTGATCTGCGTGCCTTCCACGATCGCCACGGCATTATTACGGAGGCATGGGCACCGTTGGGTAGGGGAGAGGTGCTTGGTGGGGAAGTGGTGCGGCGAGTCGTCGATAAGCATGCGGACAGCGGGGCAACAGCCGCGCAGGTCGCGCTCGCGCACCTCATGGCGCACGGCGTGTCGGTGATTCCAAAAACCTCGGATCCGCAGCGCTTGGAGGAAAACCTCGGGGCGGTGCACCTCGAGCTCGACAGTGACGATGTGCGTTCTTTAGATGGTGTCGTCGGGGCGCGCCAGTCCAACGATCCGCGTGTTTTCCCTGGCTGA
- a CDS encoding FKBP-type peptidyl-prolyl cis-trans isomerase, with protein MEKPTIDIPAEPAPVDLVIEDLVSGEGEEAQAGGMVKVHYLGVDYETGEEFDSSWDRGEAAEFPLTGLIEGWQEGIPGMKVGGRRELTIPPEKAYGPAGGGHPLSGRTLIFVIDLLEAN; from the coding sequence ATGGAGAAGCCCACCATCGACATCCCTGCCGAGCCGGCACCGGTCGACCTGGTCATTGAGGACCTGGTCTCCGGCGAGGGCGAGGAAGCTCAAGCAGGCGGCATGGTCAAGGTCCACTACTTGGGCGTTGACTACGAGACAGGAGAGGAGTTCGACTCGTCTTGGGACCGCGGCGAAGCCGCTGAGTTCCCGCTGACCGGCCTGATCGAGGGATGGCAAGAAGGTATCCCGGGCATGAAGGTTGGCGGCCGCCGCGAACTGACCATCCCGCCGGAGAAGGCCTACGGGCCTGCCGGCGGCGGACACCCGCTGTCGGGCCGCACACTCATCTTCGTCATCGATCTCCTCGAGGCGAATTAA
- a CDS encoding citrate synthase, whose product MATDNNKAVLHYPGGEYEMDLMPATEGNDGFVLGNLLGETGLVTFDPGYVSTGSTESKITYIDGDAGILRYRGYDIADLANNATFNEVSYLLINGELPTQDELDAFSDDIRHHTLLDEDFKAAFNVFPRNAHPMAVLASSVNILSAYYQDQLDPLNEEQLNKATVRLMAKVPMLAAYAYRASQGKPYMYPNNALNPRENFLRMMFGYPTEPYEVDPVVVDALDKLLILHADHEQNCSTSTVRMIGSAQANMFVSIAGGINALAGPLHGGANQAVLEMLEDIEKNNGGDATEFMNRVKNKEKGVRLMGFGHRVYKNYDPRAAIVKESAHEVLNHLGGDHLLDLAMELEEIALKDDYFVERKLYPNVDFYTGLIYRAMGFPTDFFTVLFAIGRLPGWIAHYREQLAMNTKINRPRQIYTGETQREFVPRDQR is encoded by the coding sequence GTGGCTACTGACAACAACAAGGCAGTGCTTCACTACCCCGGGGGCGAGTATGAGATGGACCTCATGCCCGCAACCGAGGGCAACGACGGCTTCGTCCTAGGCAACCTCCTGGGCGAAACGGGACTAGTGACCTTCGATCCGGGCTACGTCTCCACCGGCTCGACCGAGTCCAAGATCACCTACATCGACGGTGATGCCGGCATTCTGCGTTACCGCGGCTACGACATCGCTGACCTGGCCAATAACGCCACCTTCAACGAGGTGTCTTACCTGCTGATCAACGGTGAGCTGCCGACGCAGGACGAGCTCGACGCATTCAGCGACGACATCCGCCACCATACGCTGCTCGACGAGGACTTCAAGGCCGCGTTCAACGTCTTCCCGCGCAACGCTCACCCGATGGCTGTGCTGGCGTCTTCGGTGAACATTCTCTCCGCTTACTACCAGGACCAGCTCGACCCGCTGAACGAAGAGCAGCTGAACAAGGCCACGGTCCGCCTGATGGCGAAGGTGCCGATGCTGGCTGCATACGCCTACCGCGCATCCCAGGGTAAGCCGTACATGTACCCGAACAACGCCCTGAACCCGCGCGAGAACTTCCTGCGCATGATGTTCGGTTACCCGACCGAGCCATATGAGGTTGACCCGGTCGTCGTCGACGCACTGGACAAGCTGCTCATCCTCCACGCCGACCACGAGCAGAACTGCTCCACCTCCACGGTCCGCATGATCGGTTCTGCGCAGGCCAACATGTTCGTGTCTATCGCCGGCGGCATCAACGCCCTGGCTGGCCCGCTGCACGGCGGCGCTAACCAGGCTGTCCTGGAGATGCTCGAGGACATCGAGAAGAACAACGGCGGCGACGCAACCGAATTCATGAACCGCGTGAAGAACAAGGAAAAAGGCGTCCGCCTCATGGGCTTCGGCCACCGCGTGTACAAGAACTACGACCCGCGCGCAGCCATCGTCAAGGAATCCGCACACGAGGTGCTCAACCACCTCGGCGGCGACCACCTGCTGGACCTGGCTATGGAGCTCGAAGAGATCGCCCTGAAGGATGACTACTTCGTCGAGCGCAAGCTGTACCCGAACGTCGACTTCTACACCGGCCTGATTTACCGCGCCATGGGCTTCCCGACGGACTTCTTCACCGTCCTGTTCGCCATCGGCCGCCTGCCGGGCTGGATTGCCCACTACCGTGAGCAGTTGGCGATGAACACGAAGATCAACCGCCCGCGCCAGATCTACACCGGTGAGACCCAGCGCGAGTTCGTACCGCGCGACCAGCGCTAA
- the serC gene encoding phosphoserine transaminase gives MTDYPTLPADLVPEDGRFGCGPSKVRRTQLDAIADGAHIIGTSHRQPGVKDVVGEVREGLSQLFSLPEGYEIVLSLGGATAFWDAATFGLIENKSAHLSYGEFSSKFAKASKQAPWLEEPAVIEAEPGSAPDPSALDGIDADVVAWAHNETSTGAMVPVTRPNTDALVLIDATSGSGGLPVDMTNADAYYFSPQKCFASDGGLWFAAMSPAALERIAKIKESGRFIPAFLDLQTAVDNSRKNQTYNTPAVATLLMMADQVKWMNDNGGLDGMVERTKANSQALYSWAENHAHATPFVTETEKRSYVVGTIDFDDSIDAAELAKALRANGVIDTEPYRKLGRNQLRIGMFPAVDTADVEKLTSAIDFLLEQGVGVK, from the coding sequence ATGACCGATTACCCAACACTTCCCGCGGACCTTGTGCCGGAGGACGGCCGTTTCGGATGCGGCCCTTCGAAGGTGCGCCGAACTCAGCTCGATGCGATTGCGGACGGCGCCCACATCATTGGCACCTCCCACCGCCAGCCGGGCGTGAAGGACGTGGTTGGTGAGGTGCGCGAGGGACTGTCCCAGCTGTTTTCCCTGCCGGAGGGCTACGAGATCGTGCTGTCGCTCGGTGGCGCGACCGCCTTTTGGGATGCAGCTACTTTCGGTCTGATCGAGAACAAGTCCGCTCACCTGAGCTACGGCGAGTTCTCCTCGAAGTTCGCCAAGGCCTCCAAGCAGGCTCCGTGGCTGGAGGAGCCGGCGGTCATTGAGGCCGAGCCAGGCAGCGCTCCGGACCCGTCCGCGCTGGACGGCATCGACGCAGATGTTGTTGCGTGGGCGCACAATGAGACGTCGACAGGCGCCATGGTGCCCGTCACCCGCCCCAACACTGACGCGCTGGTGCTTATCGACGCCACGTCCGGCTCCGGCGGCCTCCCCGTCGACATGACCAACGCTGACGCCTACTACTTCTCCCCCCAGAAGTGCTTCGCGTCCGACGGTGGCCTGTGGTTCGCCGCAATGAGTCCCGCAGCACTTGAGCGCATCGCGAAGATCAAGGAGTCCGGCCGCTTCATCCCGGCCTTCCTGGACCTGCAGACAGCCGTGGACAATTCGCGGAAGAACCAGACGTACAACACCCCGGCTGTGGCCACGCTGTTGATGATGGCCGACCAGGTCAAGTGGATGAATGACAACGGCGGCTTGGACGGCATGGTGGAGCGCACCAAGGCCAACTCCCAGGCCCTGTACTCCTGGGCTGAGAATCACGCGCACGCCACACCGTTCGTCACCGAAACCGAGAAGCGCTCCTACGTCGTGGGCACGATCGACTTTGATGACTCTATCGATGCTGCCGAGCTGGCCAAGGCTCTGCGCGCCAACGGTGTCATCGACACGGAGCCATACCGCAAGCTGGGCCGCAACCAGCTGCGCATCGGCATGTTCCCGGCTGTGGACACCGCCGACGTGGAGAAGCTGACCAGCGCCATCGACTTCTTGCTCGAGCAGGGCGTCGGCGTCAAGTAG